The Candidatus Zixiibacteriota bacterium nucleotide sequence CTCCGGGTCGTACATGGAGTGGGCGCGGAAGCGGTAGGTCCGGTACTCGAGAAAGTGCGGCCCGCCCCCGCATCGCACCGCCATGGCCGCGCGACGGGACGCCTTTTCCACGGCGAGCACGTCCATCCCGTCGACCGGCCATGCCGGCACCTCGAAGGACGCCGCCTTGAGGCAGAGATCGGTCTCCGATTCCGACCGCGCCAGGGCGGTGCCCATCGCGTAGAGATTGTTCTCGCAGCAGAAGAGGACCGGCAGATCCCACAACGCCGCAAGATTCATCGACTCGTGGAACTCGCCTTCGGCGACCGCGCCTTCGCCGAAAAAGCAGGCCGTCACGCGCGAGCGGCCCGCCAGCTTGTCGGCGAGAGCCAGACCCACGGCCAGGGGAAGGCCGCCGCCGACGATCGCGTTTCCCCCGTAAAAACGCGTCGCCGCGTCGAAGATGTGCATCGAGCCGCCGCGGCCGCGGCTGCAGCCCTCGACCTTGCCGTACATCTCGGCCATCAGCGAAGCGGCCGGGACGCCGCGCGCCAGCGCGTGACCGTGCTCGCGGTAGGTGGAGACGATCGCGTCGTCGGGCTCGAGCGCCTGCATCGCTCCCACCGCGACGGCCTCCTCGCCGATGTAAAGGTGGAGGAAGCCCCGGATCTTCGTGGCCGCGTAAAGCTCCGCGCACTTTTCCTCGAAGCGGCGGATGCGGAGCATCTCGCGCAGCAGATGCAGCGCGTGCTCGCGGTCGACGGCCAGCCGCTGCCGTTTGTTCTTTTGCGTTCGCCCGGTCTCGTGCCTCATGCGACCCGCGTTCCCGATCTTTCGACCCGTGTCGTCCCGGGGCTCCCCGGGCGCGCCTTCAGTCGTTCTCCAGAGTCGACAAATCCCCTTCGGGCAGGCCCAGCTCCCTCGCCCTGAGCAGGCGGCGCATGATCTTCCCGCTCCGCGTCTTCGGCACGCTGTCTCGAAAATCGATTTCCCTCGGGGCGACGGCCGGCCCCAGTCGGGCGCGCGCGAAGCCCAGCAGCTCCTTGCGCAACGCCTCGCTCGGCTCGTGCCCGGCTTTCAGCGAAACGAACGCTTTGACGACCTCTCCGATGACGGGATCGGGCTTTCCGATCACGCCCGCCTCGGCCACCGCCGGGTGTTCCATCAGCGCGCTTTCCACCTCGAAAGGCCCGATGAGATGCCCGGCCGACTTGATCACGTCATCGGCGCGCCCCACGAACCAGTAGTAGCCGTCGGCGTCCCGGCGGGCGAGATCGCCCGTCAGGTACCAGCCGCCGGCGAAGCACTTCCGGTAACGTTCCTCCTCGTGCAGGTAGCCGCGGAACATCGAGGGCCAGCCCGGCCTGAGCGCCAGCTCGCCCTGGACGCCGGGCTCGGTGACTTCCTCGACGGTGCCGTCCTTGTGCGCGTGGACGATCCCCGCTTCGATCCCCGGCAGCGGCTTCCCCATCGAGCCCGGGCGGATCGGCATGGCGGGAAAGTTGGCGATCATGATCCCCCCGGTCTCCGTCTGCCACCAGTTGTCGTGGATCGGCAGGCCGAAAGCCTCGCAGCCCCACATCACCGCTTCGGGATTCAGCGGCTCTCCGACGCTGGCGATGAATCGCAGGCTGCTCAGATCGTACTTGCGCGCGACCCCGGCGCCCGCTTTCATCATCATGCGAACCGCGGTCGGCGCCGTGTACCAGACGGTCACTTTTTGCTCCGCGATGATGCGATACCACCGTTCCGCGTCGAACTCCCCTTCGTCGACGACGCTGCGGATGCCGTGCGTGAGGGGCGAGATGATCCCGTAGGAGGTCCCGGTGATCCAGCCCGGGTCGGCCGTGCACCAGAAGACGTCGTCGGGATGAAAATCGAGCGCGTACTTGCCCGTCACGTAATGCGCGAGGACGGCCTCGTGCACGTGAACGGCTCCCTTCGGCCGGCCGGTAGTCCCCGAGGTGAAGTGAATCAGCGCCATGTCCTCGGGCGCGGTCGCCGGAATTTCGAAATCGTCGGCGGCGCCGTGCATGAGCTTCTGAAAATGCGCGGTGCCGGCGGGCGCAGGTCGTTCTCCTTCCGCGATCACCAGCACGTGCTTCAATCCCGGCAAAGCGGCCCGCAGATCGCTTATCCTGCGCCGGACGTAAAGCGTCTCGGTGGTGACCAGCACGCGCCCGTCGCCGATGGACAGTCGCTGCTGGATCGGCTCGGGCCCGAACGCCGAAAAGAGGGGGCAAAAAACGCTGCCGTTCTTCAACGTTCCCAGCGCGGCGATGTAAAGCTCGGGGATCCGGCCGGTCAACGTGAAGACGCGCTCGCCCTTTCCCACGCCCAGGTGCCTGAGGACGTTCGCAAATCGGTTGCTCAAGCGGCTCAGCTCGCCATAGGTGAAATCCCGCGCGCCGTCCTGCTTGCCGAGGCAGCGCAGCGCCAGCCGTTCGCGTTTTTCGCTCCGGGCATGCCGATCGACGCATTCGTAGGCGATGTTGAGCCCGCGTCCTTCGGGGAGCCCCGCCAGCTCCCGCCGCATCCGTTCCCACGAAAACTCGGCGCGAGCACGCTCGTAGCTCGTCAGGTTGGGCTCGACCTTCCAGCTCGACGGGGGTTTCTCGAGGATCTGCCACGCCATCGAATCTCGCCGACCTCCGGCTCAGGCGGTAGCGCAAGAAGCGAGCCAGGGAAATCCGTCGGAAATCTGCCGCCTTGGTGAACCCTCGGAGAGCGCCTCTTGCCAATCGTGCAAAGGCGACCCGCGTCTTTTTTCAAAACTGAAAAGGCGACGCTTCCGCTCCGGCCTCGCCCGTCTTCTTTCACCGGCTTTGTGCGCGGGGGCAAGGCACCGAAATTGCGATTCGAACCGGACGAAGTCGGCGATTTCCGGCAAAGGAGGGGAAGAAATGAAAACCGGACCCGTGGGACGCACGCAGGCGGTTCCCAAGCGGTCGCGCCGGCGGCGGTTGGACGTCTTCGACGCCACGATGGCAAAAACGCAAACCTGGTTGAACGAGCTGATGCTCGCGCTCGGATGGGAAGGCAAGCCGCAAAAGGCTTATCTCGCGCTTCGCACCGTGTTGCATGCGCTGCGCGACCGCCTGCCGGTGGACGAAGCCGTGCAACTGGGCGCTCAGCTCCCGATGCTCGTCCGCGGCTTTTACTACGAGGGATGGACCCCCAGGAAAAAGCCGGTCAAGGAGCGGCGCGAGGAAGACTTCCTGGAGCACGTCAAGGAAGCTTTCAAGGACGACGTCACGGTCAACGCCCGCGAGATCGTTCGCGCCGTCTTCAGGCTGCTGCGCCGTCACGTCAGCGCCGGCGAGGTGGAAGATGTGCGGCACATGCTTCCCAAGCCGCTGCAGCGCCTCTGGCCGTAGACAGGGCCCGCGCAACCGATCCGTGAAAGAAGGGGCTCTCTCGCGCTCCGGCGTCCGCCAGGCTCGGTCCCGATCGGCGACGGTCGCTCGATGCGGCCGCCCCTTGAACCGCTGCGTCCTGCATCGACATGAGCGCGCCGCAATTGGATAACCGGAGCGATCGGATGCTTCGTTTTCCTCCGGAGGGCGCTTCTCAGGTGTCGGGGCGCGAGCAGGCCGGTCTCTCTTGGTACCGGCGGGAAGCCGCCGAGGTGGTCGAGGAGCTGGGCACGGATGCGGAGCGCGGCCTCACCGCCGCCGAGGCGCTGCGGCGGCTTGCGCGCTACGGGCCGAACGAGCTCCAGGAGAGCCGCAAGCCTTCGCCCTGGACGATCCTCGCGCGACAGTTCAAGAACGTCCTGGTCGTGATCCTGATCTCGGCCATCGCGCTTTCGGCCGCGCTCGGCCACGACCTGGAAGCCGCCGCGATCGGCGCCATCGTCGTGCTTGCCGTCCTTCTCGGCTTCTTCCAGGAATTTCGGGCGGAGAAGGCGGTCGAGACGCTGCGACGCATGGCGGCGCCGAAGGCAACCGTGGTGCGGGACGGACAGGTGCTGGAGATTCCGGCGCGAGATCTCGTCCCGGGGGACATCGTCCTGGTCCGGATGGGCGACAAGGTTCCCGGCGACGCTCGGTTGATCGAGGCGGTAAACCTCAGGGTCGAAGAGGCCGCGCTCACCGGGGAATCCGCTCCCGTAGAAAAGCAAAGCGACGCGCTTCGCAGCGACGCCCTGTCCGCGGGCGACCAGACGAACATGATTTTCGCCGGGACGGCGGTCACCTACGGGCGCGGCAAAGCCGTGGTGGTGGCGACGGCCATGGAGACCGAGTTCGGCCGGATCGCGCGCCTCCTTCAGACCATAGAACCCGCGAAAACCCCTCTGCAGCGGAACCTCGATCGGGTCGGGCGCGCCCTCGCGCAGGCGGCCATCGCGCTGGTGCTGATCGTCGTCGGGCTTGCGGTGCTGCGCGGGCAGCCGCTGATCGAGATGCTGATCTTCGGCATTGCCCTCGCCGTCGCGGTCGTCCCCGAAGCGCTCCCGGCGGTGGTCACCATATCGCTCGCCATCGGCGTCCAGCGGATGGTCAGGCGCAACGCGCTCATCCGGCGCCTGCCGGCGGTGGAAACGCTCGGCAGCGTGTCGGTGATCTGCTCCGACAAGACCGGAACGCTCACACGCGACGAAATGACGGTCCGGCGGATTTTCGTCGACGGCAAGCTGCTCGAGGTTTCGGGGTCCGGCTACGAGCCCAAAGGCGCATTCTCGTGCGGCGGCGCTCCGGCCCCGATTTCTCCCCCGCTGGACGCCCTGCTCCGCGCCGCTGCGCTGGCATCCGACGCGGCCCTGATACAAAGCGACAACGACTCCGGCCCTCTCGGATGGCAAATCAGAGGCGATCCCACGGAAGGCGCGCTGGTCGTGGCGGCCGCCAAGGCCGGCCTGTGGAAAGCCGATCTCGAAGCGCGGTATCCCCGGATCCATGAAATCCCGTTCACCTCCGAGTCCAAGCGGATGACCACGCTGCACGCAGCGCCCGAGGGCATCTTCGCCTGTGCGAAGGGCGCGCCCGAGGTGATCCTCGGCTCGTGCACGTGTGTGGCGACCGCATCCGGTCACGCGCCGCTGGACCCGGCGGTCCGGGACGGCATCCTGCGGGCCGCGCGCGCGATGGCCGGAGATGCACTGCGTGTGCTGGGGGTAGCCTTCAAGCCGGCCGCAACCCCGCAGGATGCCGAGCGGGATATGGTTTTTCTCGGCCTGGTGGGAATGATCGATCCGCCGCGCCCCGAGGTCGCCCAGGCGATCGAGAGATGCGAGCGGGCGGGCGTCAAACCGGTCATGATCACCGGCGATCACCCCGTGACCGCGGAGGCCGTGGCGCGCGAGATCAATCTGCTGAAGGACGGCAGGGTGCTCACCGGAGCCGAGCTGGACGCCCTCGGCGAGGCGGAATTCGAAAGCAGCGTGGAGACGGTTTCCGTTTACGCTCGGGTCTCGCCCGCGCACAAGCTTCGCATCGTAACGGCCCTCCAACGAAAAGGTCATGTCGTCGCGATGACCGGCGACGGCGTCAACGACGCCCCGGCCTTGAAGAAGGCCGACATCGGCATCGCCATGGGGATCACCGGAACGGACGTCAGCCGGGAAGCCGCCGCGATGACGCTGCTCGATGACAATTTTGCGTCGATCGTCGCGGCCGTGGACGAGGGACGCCGTATCTTCAACAACATCAAGAAGTACCTCATGTACCTGCTCTCCTCGAACATCGGCGAGATCGGCCTGATGCTCGGCGCCGTCGTTCTCGACCTGCCGCTGCCCCTGACGGCCGCCCAGATTCTCTACGTGAACCTCGCCACCGACGGCTTGCCCGCGCTGGCGCTGGCAGTGGATCCGCCGGAAGCGGACCTCATGAGCCGCCCTCCGAGAAATCCTCGCGCCGGAATCTTCACCCGGCCGGTGCTCGTCCTGATGAGCGCCGGGGGGTTGTGGTCGGCGATGGCCAACCTGTTGCTCTTCCGCTGGCTGATCTCGTCCGGTCGGCCGGCCTCGGAGGCGATGGCGATGATCTTCGTTTCGCTGGTCGCGATCGAGTTCTTCAAGGCCTACAACTTCCGCTCCGATCGCCTTTCTGCGTTCGCGCGGCCGTTCGCCAACCGCTGGCTGAACGCGGCGGTGCTGGCCGAGCTTGCCTTGCTGGCGTTGATCGTCTACCTTCCCGTGCTCCAGCTGTTGCTCGGCACGTTCGACATGAGAGAATCGGACTGGCTGGTGGCGATCGGGGTGGCCTCGACGATCACGCCGGTCCTGGAGCTGACGAAGCGGCTCGCCCGGCGCGGCTGGTTCGGCGAGCTGGACTGAGTCGTTCGGGAATGACGGAGACGCGATGGTTCTATGGCTGCAATTCCTTCTTTGCGCCGGGCTGATTCTGGTCTCGGGCGTTTACGTCTCGCGCTACGGGGACGTCATCGCCGAGAAGAGCGGCCTCGGCAGGACCTGGATCGGCGTCGTGCTCGTCGCCTCGATCACCTCGCTGCCCGAGCTGGTGACGGGGGTGAGCTCGGTTGCGCTTTTCGACCTGCCCGACATCGCGGCCGCCAACGTCCTGGGCGCGTGTCTCCTGAACCTGGCGATGATCCCCGTGCTCGACTTCCTGAACGGCTCGGAGCCGATTTCCGCGCGCATCCACCAGGGGCACGTGCTCACGGCGGGGTTCGGCATCCTGATGCTGGGCGTGGTGAGCCTCGGGACGATTCTCGGCCCGAGGCTCCCTTCGATCGGATGGGTGGGCGTCGGCACCCCGCTGTTCATCGCCGTTTATCTTGTGGCGATGCGGATGGTGTTCGTTTACGAGCGCAGGCGCATCGCCGAATTCGTCAGGGAGATGGCGGAAGAAGCGCGGTACCGCCACGTTTCGAAGCGGAGAGCCTACGCCCTCTTCGCCCTGAACGCGCTGGTGATCGTCGGCGCGGCGCTCTACCTCCCCCGGCTCGGGGAGCAGATCGCCGAGGCAACCGGCCTGGGCCAGACCTTCGTGGGCACCGTTTTCATCGCAATTTCGACGACGCTTCCCGAGCTGGTGGTGTCGGTCTCCGCGCTCGCCATCGGCGCCGCCGACATGGCCGTGGGCAACCTTTTCGGCAGCACCGTGTTCAACGTCTTCATTCTGGCGGTGGACGATCTCCTGTACCCCCGCGCCCCGCTGCTCGCTGTCGTCTCGCCGGACCACGTCGTCAGCGCGCTCTCGGCGATGATCGCGCTTTCCATCGCCGTCATCGGGCTCGTTTACCGCAGCGGCAGGAAGCCGATTTTCTTCGGCTGGGACTCGCTGGCGATCCTGGCCGTCTATCTGGTGAACCTCTCGCTCCTCTACGCGACGCGCTAGAACGCGCCCCGACCGCAGGGAGGCGGCGATGAAGAAACGCTCGTGGCTCGTCAATATCGAGGATTACGCGCCGCTGATCGGCGAGGAGGCCGTGGAGCGCACCATGCGCAAGGCGCAGCGGCTTCGCGGCATGCACGTGGTGCACGTGAGCTCCACGTTTTACGGCGGCGGTGTCGCCGAAATCCTCTCCTCGGAAACTCTGCTCGCGCGGAGCCTCGGGATCCGCGCCGAATGGCGACTGATCCAGGGTACTCCGGACTTCTTCAGCGTCACCAAGAAGATCCACAACGCGCTCCAGGGCGCCGCCATCAACCTGACCGACCTGAAAAAGGAGATCTACGAGACGGTCATTCTGCAGAACGCGATGCGCATGGACATCGGCGGCGACTTCGTCGTGATCCACGATCCCCAGCCGTTGCCGCTGGTCCAGCACACGCGGCACACCTGTCCCTGGGTATGGCGCTGCCACGTCGATCTCTCGAACCCGAATCCCGAGATCTGGGACTACTTGCGCGGCTTCGTCGATCAGTACGACGCCGTGGTGCTCTCGCTCCCGGAATACCGCCGCGAGCTCGCCGTCCCGCAACTCTTCATCATGCCGGCGATCGATCCCTTCTCGGCGAAAAACGCCGAGATGAGCGAGGACGAGATCCGGGATCGGCTGCGCCACTACCGGATCCCCACCGAGCTCCCGATCGTCTGTCAGGTCTCGCGTTTCGACCGCTGGAAGGACCCGGAGGGCGTGATCGAGGCCTTCCGCATCGCGCGCCGAGAAATCGACGCCACGCTCGTTCTCATCGGCAACGTGGCCCTGGACGATCCCGAAGGCCAGGAGGTGTTCGAGTCCCTGCTCAAGAACGCTGCCGACGACGTCTGGATTCTCACCGTCGAGGACAGCGCCCTGGTCAACGCGTTGCAGCGGCGCGCCCACGTCATCGTGCAAAAATCGCTGCGCGAAGGCTTCGGGCTGACCGCGGCGGAGGCGATGTGGAAGGGAACCCCCGTGATCGCCGGGCGCTGCGGCGGGCTCAGGCACCAGATCGAGGACGGCGTCAACGGTTTTCTCGTTTCCTCGGTCCAGGAATGCGCCGCGCGCATCGTGCAGCTCGTCCGCGACGAGAAGCTGCGGCGGGAAATGGGCCGGCGGGCGCGGCAGACCGTGTGCGAGCGCTTCCTGCTCGCGCGCAAGCTCGAGCAGTTCCTCGACCTCTTCAGCGCCTTCGAGCCTCAGTTCGCCGTCGACCGGCAGCGGCTGGAGGCGCTGCAATCCGGAGCCTTGCCGGGAGCGCCGGCCACGGGCGCGGCCGGAGGGGCGCGGCCGGGCTCCAAACCGGGGGCCCGCTGACGGAGACGGGGCGTGAAACGGCGGCGCGCAACGTTTCGGGTCGGGACATCCGGCTGGCACTACGCCCACTGGAGGGGAATCTTCTACCCCGAGGATCTTCCGCCGGCGCGGTGGTTCTCCCACTACGCCCGCGAGTTCGACACCGTCGAGATCAACAACACGTTCTACCGTCTTCCGGAGGCGGCCACGTTCGAGGCCTGGCGGCGACAGGCCCCGCCCGGCTTTTGCTACGCGCTGAAGTTCAGCCGCTACGGGTCGCACATCGTCCGGCTCAAGCGGCCGCGCGCCACGATCGGGAGGTTCCTTGCGCGCGCCACGCGCCTGGGGGAGTTCCTCGGACCGATCCTCGTACAGCTCCCGCCGAACTGGAAAGCCGATCCCGGCCGGCTCGCGGCCTTCTTGAAGGCCGCCCCGAAACAGCTGCGCTGGGCGGTGGAGCTCAGGGACCCGCGCTGGCTATGCGAGGATGTATTCGCGGCGCTCGAGGAGCACGCCGCGGCGCTCTGCATCCACGACCTGATCGCCGATCACCCGCGTCGCCTGACCGCCTCCTGGACCTACCTGCGCTTCCACGGCGACCGCTACAGCGGGAGCTACTCGCCGCGGCGTCTGAGAGCCGAGGCGGGCTGGATCCGCGACCGGCTCGAGGAAGGAAGGGACGTCTTCGCCTACTTCAACAACGACGCCGAGGGCTACGCCGTCCGCAACGCCGCCGATCTTCGCGCCTACGTCACGGGGAGATGAAAAGCCGCCGGTGCGCTTTCCGGCCCCAGACATGGTTCCTGCGTCCAGGATCCCGGGCTTGCCTCCCGACGAGCTCAGGAGCTCCGCTCGCTGAGATAGTAGAGGATCGGCACCGTGACGCGGGATAAGAGCAGCGAGGCCACCTCTCCGGCCATCAAAGAAATCGCCAGCCCTTGGAAGATCGGGTCGAAGAGAATCACGGAAGCGCCGACGATCACGGCGGCGGCCGTGAGCATCATCGGACGAAACCGCACGGCGCCGGCGTCGATCACGGCTTCCGCCAGAGGCATCCCCTGCGCCCGGCGCAGTTCGGCGAAATCGACGAGAATGATCGAGTTCCTGACCACGATTCCCGCGCCGGCAATGAAACCGATCATGGAAGTTGCCGTGAAGAACGCGCCCATCAGAGCATGCGCCGGCAGGATGCCCACCAGGGAGAACGGGATGGCCGCCATGATCACCAGAGGCGTTTTAAACGACCGGAACCATCCCACGACCAGGATGTAGATCAGGACGAGAACCGCGGCGAACGCGATGCCGAGATCGCGAAACACCTCGTAGGTGATGTGCCATTCCCCGTTCCATTTCATGGAAAAGCGCTCCGCGGAGAAGGGCTGCCGGGCGACATGTCGTTCCAGCCGGCGGCCGTCCGGAAGTTGCAGCCGATCGAGGGCTTCGTTCATTTTCAGGATCGCATAAACCGGGCTCTCCTCGCGTCCGGCGACGTCGCCCGTCACGTACACCACGGGCATGAGGTTCTTGTGATAAATGGTCTTGTCGGCGACCTGCCTTTCCACGCGGACCAGCTCGCCCAAAGCAACGAGATTGCCGTTCTGGCCGATGACTTTAACCGACTGCAGGTCCCCGAGGCTCGAACGCCCGGCCCTGGGCAAGCGGAGTACGATGGCGACGTCCTCTTTTTCTTCGGGCTGATGCAGCAATCCCACGCCCGCTCCTTCGACCGCGAGTCTCAACGTGCTGGCGATCTGTTCCGTGGAGACGCCGTTGAGCGCCGCCTTCTCCTTGTCGACGAGGAAGCGGTATTTGACCTGGTCGTCCTCGACGTACCAGTCGACGTCGACGACTCCTTCGGTCTTCTCGAAAATGTCCCGGATCCGGCGCGCGATCTCGATCTGCCGCCGGTAATCCGGACCGTAAACTTCCGCCACCAGCGTCTGCAGAACCGGCGGACCCGGAGGCACCTCGGCGACTTTGACCCGTGCATCGTACCTGGCCGCGATCGCGGCAATCCCGGGCCGAACTCTTTTGGCGATTTCGTGGCTCTGAGCCCGGCGCTCGCCCCTGGGTAGAAGATTGACCTGGATATCGGCGACGTTTGGCCCGCGCCGAAGGAAGTAGTGGCGCACCAGGCCGTTGAAATTGTAAGGCGAGGCGTTCCCGATATAGGCCTGATAGTGGGTGACCTCGGGCACAGCATGAATCGCGCCGCCGATCTCCCGCGCAATCGCCGCGGTCTCTTCGAGCGTCGATCCTTCGGGCATATCGATGACGATTTGAAATTCGCTCTTGTTATCGAAGGGCAGCATTTTCACCACGACGACCTTGAGGGCAACGAGAGAGAACGCCGCCGCCAGGAACACCACCACGGCAGCGAGAAATCCGAACCGCCATTTTGGCACATGGATCAGCGGGGTCATGACGCGGCGGTACCACCGAGTCGTGAGGCTTTCTCCGGATCGCACGTGATCCGCCGCCCCCGTCCGTCGAAGGAGCCGGAGCGAGGCCCAGGGCGTCACCACAAAGGCGACGATGAGAGAGAACAGCATCGCCGCGGAGGCCCCGACCGGGATGGGCCGCATGTACGGCCCCATGAGGCCGCGCACGAAAGCCATGGGCAGGATGGCGGCGATGACCGTGAAGGTCGCCAGGATGGTCGGGTTGCCCACCTCGTCCACCGCCTCGACCGCAATCTCGAGCAACGGCCTGTCCTGGTTCTCCGGCAAACGGCAGTGCCGGACGATGTTTTCGACCACGACGATGCCGTCGTCGACCAGAATGCCGATGGCAAAGATGAGGGCGAATAAGGTTACGCGATTGAGCGTGTACCCGTAAAGGTGGAAAACGACCAGGGTGAGCGCCAAAGTCACGGGAATCGCGATCGCGACGATTCCCGACTCTCGAAGGCCCAGAACGAGCCAGATGAGCACCGACACCGACAGGATGGCGAGCAGCATATGAAAAAGCAGCTCATCGGATTTCTCTTTGGCCGTCTCGCCGTAGTTGCGGGTAATGGTCCAGCGAACGTCGCTCGGGATCAGCCGGCCCTGAAGCTCCTGCACCCCGGCGGTGACCCGCTCGGCGACCGAAATGGCGTTGGTGCCCTTGCGCTTGGCGACCGAAATCGTGACCGCAGGGTAGAGGGTCGCGGGCGCCCCTTCGACCCGGCGGGATCCCCCGCCCGGACCTTCGCCGAAAAACACATAATCGGCCGGCTCCTCCGGCCCGTCTTCGAGCTGGGCGACGTCGCGCAGATAGACCGGGCGGCTTTGAAAAACCGCGATCACCACCCGCCCCACGTCCTCGGCGGTCTGGAGAAAACCGCCCGCCTCCACCGCGAACTCCCGGTTCGCGCTCGAAAAACTGCCGGCCTGCAACTGTCGATTCGCCTGTTCCAGCACCGGGACGATGGTCGCGGGAGCGACGTTGAAAGCAGCCATCTTGGCCGCGTCCAGGACCACCCGGATTTGCCGCCGCTGGCCGCCGATGATTCTGAC carries:
- the pdhA gene encoding pyruvate dehydrogenase (acetyl-transferring) E1 component subunit alpha, encoding MRHETGRTQKNKRQRLAVDREHALHLLREMLRIRRFEEKCAELYAATKIRGFLHLYIGEEAVAVGAMQALEPDDAIVSTYREHGHALARGVPAASLMAEMYGKVEGCSRGRGGSMHIFDAATRFYGGNAIVGGGLPLAVGLALADKLAGRSRVTACFFGEGAVAEGEFHESMNLAALWDLPVLFCCENNLYAMGTALARSESETDLCLKAASFEVPAWPVDGMDVLAVEKASRRAAMAVRCGGGPHFLEYRTYRFRAHSMYDPELYRDKQEVEEWKKRDPVTTFRARIEAQGLMTAEDWDRIEKEIAEEIARAIEFAEAGTWEPVEDLTRFVYSERPG
- the acsA gene encoding acetate--CoA ligase, whose amino-acid sequence is MAWQILEKPPSSWKVEPNLTSYERARAEFSWERMRRELAGLPEGRGLNIAYECVDRHARSEKRERLALRCLGKQDGARDFTYGELSRLSNRFANVLRHLGVGKGERVFTLTGRIPELYIAALGTLKNGSVFCPLFSAFGPEPIQQRLSIGDGRVLVTTETLYVRRRISDLRAALPGLKHVLVIAEGERPAPAGTAHFQKLMHGAADDFEIPATAPEDMALIHFTSGTTGRPKGAVHVHEAVLAHYVTGKYALDFHPDDVFWCTADPGWITGTSYGIISPLTHGIRSVVDEGEFDAERWYRIIAEQKVTVWYTAPTAVRMMMKAGAGVARKYDLSSLRFIASVGEPLNPEAVMWGCEAFGLPIHDNWWQTETGGIMIANFPAMPIRPGSMGKPLPGIEAGIVHAHKDGTVEEVTEPGVQGELALRPGWPSMFRGYLHEEERYRKCFAGGWYLTGDLARRDADGYYWFVGRADDVIKSAGHLIGPFEVESALMEHPAVAEAGVIGKPDPVIGEVVKAFVSLKAGHEPSEALRKELLGFARARLGPAVAPREIDFRDSVPKTRSGKIMRRLLRARELGLPEGDLSTLEND
- a CDS encoding DUF2267 domain-containing protein, translating into MKTGPVGRTQAVPKRSRRRRLDVFDATMAKTQTWLNELMLALGWEGKPQKAYLALRTVLHALRDRLPVDEAVQLGAQLPMLVRGFYYEGWTPRKKPVKERREEDFLEHVKEAFKDDVTVNAREIVRAVFRLLRRHVSAGEVEDVRHMLPKPLQRLWP
- a CDS encoding cation-translocating P-type ATPase yields the protein MLRFPPEGASQVSGREQAGLSWYRREAAEVVEELGTDAERGLTAAEALRRLARYGPNELQESRKPSPWTILARQFKNVLVVILISAIALSAALGHDLEAAAIGAIVVLAVLLGFFQEFRAEKAVETLRRMAAPKATVVRDGQVLEIPARDLVPGDIVLVRMGDKVPGDARLIEAVNLRVEEAALTGESAPVEKQSDALRSDALSAGDQTNMIFAGTAVTYGRGKAVVVATAMETEFGRIARLLQTIEPAKTPLQRNLDRVGRALAQAAIALVLIVVGLAVLRGQPLIEMLIFGIALAVAVVPEALPAVVTISLAIGVQRMVRRNALIRRLPAVETLGSVSVICSDKTGTLTRDEMTVRRIFVDGKLLEVSGSGYEPKGAFSCGGAPAPISPPLDALLRAAALASDAALIQSDNDSGPLGWQIRGDPTEGALVVAAAKAGLWKADLEARYPRIHEIPFTSESKRMTTLHAAPEGIFACAKGAPEVILGSCTCVATASGHAPLDPAVRDGILRAARAMAGDALRVLGVAFKPAATPQDAERDMVFLGLVGMIDPPRPEVAQAIERCERAGVKPVMITGDHPVTAEAVAREINLLKDGRVLTGAELDALGEAEFESSVETVSVYARVSPAHKLRIVTALQRKGHVVAMTGDGVNDAPALKKADIGIAMGITGTDVSREAAAMTLLDDNFASIVAAVDEGRRIFNNIKKYLMYLLSSNIGEIGLMLGAVVLDLPLPLTAAQILYVNLATDGLPALALAVDPPEADLMSRPPRNPRAGIFTRPVLVLMSAGGLWSAMANLLLFRWLISSGRPASEAMAMIFVSLVAIEFFKAYNFRSDRLSAFARPFANRWLNAAVLAELALLALIVYLPVLQLLLGTFDMRESDWLVAIGVASTITPVLELTKRLARRGWFGELD
- a CDS encoding sodium:calcium antiporter encodes the protein MVLWLQFLLCAGLILVSGVYVSRYGDVIAEKSGLGRTWIGVVLVASITSLPELVTGVSSVALFDLPDIAAANVLGACLLNLAMIPVLDFLNGSEPISARIHQGHVLTAGFGILMLGVVSLGTILGPRLPSIGWVGVGTPLFIAVYLVAMRMVFVYERRRIAEFVREMAEEARYRHVSKRRAYALFALNALVIVGAALYLPRLGEQIAEATGLGQTFVGTVFIAISTTLPELVVSVSALAIGAADMAVGNLFGSTVFNVFILAVDDLLYPRAPLLAVVSPDHVVSALSAMIALSIAVIGLVYRSGRKPIFFGWDSLAILAVYLVNLSLLYATR
- a CDS encoding glycosyltransferase; this encodes MKKRSWLVNIEDYAPLIGEEAVERTMRKAQRLRGMHVVHVSSTFYGGGVAEILSSETLLARSLGIRAEWRLIQGTPDFFSVTKKIHNALQGAAINLTDLKKEIYETVILQNAMRMDIGGDFVVIHDPQPLPLVQHTRHTCPWVWRCHVDLSNPNPEIWDYLRGFVDQYDAVVLSLPEYRRELAVPQLFIMPAIDPFSAKNAEMSEDEIRDRLRHYRIPTELPIVCQVSRFDRWKDPEGVIEAFRIARREIDATLVLIGNVALDDPEGQEVFESLLKNAADDVWILTVEDSALVNALQRRAHVIVQKSLREGFGLTAAEAMWKGTPVIAGRCGGLRHQIEDGVNGFLVSSVQECAARIVQLVRDEKLRREMGRRARQTVCERFLLARKLEQFLDLFSAFEPQFAVDRQRLEALQSGALPGAPATGAAGGARPGSKPGAR
- a CDS encoding DUF72 domain-containing protein gives rise to the protein MKRRRATFRVGTSGWHYAHWRGIFYPEDLPPARWFSHYAREFDTVEINNTFYRLPEAATFEAWRRQAPPGFCYALKFSRYGSHIVRLKRPRATIGRFLARATRLGEFLGPILVQLPPNWKADPGRLAAFLKAAPKQLRWAVELRDPRWLCEDVFAALEEHAAALCIHDLIADHPRRLTASWTYLRFHGDRYSGSYSPRRLRAEAGWIRDRLEEGRDVFAYFNNDAEGYAVRNAADLRAYVTGR